From the genome of Niabella agricola, one region includes:
- a CDS encoding polysaccharide biosynthesis C-terminal domain-containing protein, whose translation MKKIGITGQEGFIGKHLYNTLNLYKEEFEVIPFYRNYFDDAMLLDAFVSQCDAIVHLAAMNRHDNPEHIYETNVKLVDLLIDALERTGSKPHVLFSSSSQEEKENRYGQSKKDGRQLLTQWAERNNASLTGMIIPNVFGPFGKPFYNSVIATFCHQVSKGETPQILVDGDLKLIYVGELAEAIIEKIRTGAFEPDYILPHTAEMKVSGILQLVQGFKTEYQEKGIIPELKTKFELNLFNTYRCYMDIGNHFPVDYSLHTDPRGTFVELMRLNTGGQISFSTTAPGVTRGNHFHTRKIERFAVIKGNALIRLRKIGTQETLEFTLSGDKPGYVDMPVWYAHNIKNTGNDDLYTVFWINEFYNAEDPDTFFENV comes from the coding sequence ATGAAAAAAATAGGCATTACCGGACAGGAGGGCTTTATAGGCAAACACCTATACAATACGCTCAACCTCTACAAGGAAGAATTTGAAGTCATCCCGTTTTACAGGAACTATTTTGACGATGCCATGTTGCTGGATGCATTTGTTTCGCAATGCGACGCCATTGTGCATTTGGCGGCTATGAACCGACACGACAATCCTGAACACATCTATGAAACAAATGTAAAACTCGTAGATTTATTAATTGACGCACTTGAACGAACCGGTTCAAAACCGCATGTACTATTTTCTTCTTCTTCCCAGGAAGAAAAGGAAAATCGATACGGGCAATCAAAAAAGGACGGGCGGCAATTATTAACGCAATGGGCTGAGCGCAATAACGCATCTCTTACAGGAATGATTATTCCCAACGTATTTGGCCCCTTTGGAAAGCCGTTCTACAATTCTGTTATTGCAACATTTTGTCATCAGGTTTCAAAAGGCGAAACGCCCCAAATTCTTGTAGATGGAGATTTAAAATTGATTTACGTCGGAGAGCTGGCTGAGGCAATAATAGAAAAAATAAGAACCGGAGCTTTTGAACCCGACTACATTCTGCCACATACAGCTGAAATGAAAGTGTCGGGAATCCTGCAGCTGGTTCAAGGCTTCAAAACCGAATACCAGGAAAAGGGCATCATTCCTGAGCTCAAAACCAAATTCGAGCTAAATTTATTTAACACGTATCGTTGTTATATGGACATTGGCAATCATTTTCCGGTAGACTATTCCCTTCATACAGATCCCCGGGGAACATTTGTCGAACTCATGCGGCTAAACACAGGTGGACAAATTTCATTTTCCACTACAGCGCCGGGTGTTACAAGGGGAAATCATTTTCACACGCGGAAGATCGAGCGCTTTGCCGTGATCAAAGGCAATGCATTGATCCGGCTCCGGAAAATCGGCACGCAGGAAACCCTCGAATTCACTCTTTCGGGAGACAAGCCGGGGTATGTGGATATGCCTGTCTGGTATGCGCATAATATAAAAAATACCGGGAACGATGATTTATATACCGTCTTTTGGATCAATGAATTTTATAATGCTGAAGATCCAGATACCTTTTTCGAAAACGTGTAA
- a CDS encoding polysaccharide biosynthesis protein — protein MSLLKNKTLLITGGTGSFGNAVMNRFLHTDHFKEIRIFSRDEKKQDDMRKRYNHPKIKFYLGDVRDYSSVETVVNGVDYIFHAAALKQVPSCEFFPLEAVKTNVLGTDNVLNAAEKYQVKKVVVLSTDKAAYPINAMGMSKALMEKVTVARSRNLDDNKTIFCATRYGNVMASRGSVIPLFIDQIKAGKPLTITDPGMTRFMMTLEDAVDLVLYAFENGKQGDLFVQKAPGATIETLAKALLEMYQSNSDLKVIGTRHGEKVYETLVNREDMLKAEDMGDYYRIPADTRDLNYEQYFSEGNTKESAIEEYHSHNTRRLDVEGMKELLKKLPVIREDILGEQNVVHYPV, from the coding sequence ATGTCGTTATTAAAAAACAAAACCCTCTTGATTACCGGCGGTACCGGTTCTTTTGGCAACGCGGTAATGAACCGCTTTTTACATACGGATCACTTTAAAGAGATCCGCATTTTCAGTCGCGATGAAAAAAAACAGGATGATATGCGGAAACGTTACAACCATCCTAAAATCAAGTTCTACTTAGGCGATGTGCGCGACTATTCCAGTGTTGAAACAGTGGTAAACGGTGTTGATTACATCTTCCACGCCGCGGCCCTCAAGCAAGTACCTTCCTGTGAGTTTTTTCCCCTGGAAGCTGTAAAAACCAATGTACTGGGTACAGACAACGTTTTAAATGCAGCAGAAAAATACCAGGTAAAAAAGGTGGTAGTACTGAGCACCGACAAAGCAGCCTATCCGATTAACGCTATGGGCATGAGCAAGGCATTGATGGAGAAAGTAACCGTTGCCCGGTCCCGGAACCTGGACGACAACAAAACGATTTTTTGTGCTACCCGGTATGGCAATGTGATGGCATCGAGAGGATCGGTTATTCCCTTGTTCATCGACCAGATCAAGGCCGGGAAACCGTTGACCATAACAGATCCCGGAATGACCCGATTTATGATGACGCTGGAGGACGCTGTGGATCTGGTGCTTTATGCTTTTGAAAATGGCAAACAGGGCGATCTCTTTGTACAAAAGGCTCCGGGCGCAACCATTGAAACACTCGCAAAAGCCCTGCTGGAAATGTACCAGTCCAACAGTGACCTAAAGGTTATCGGTACCCGCCATGGAGAAAAGGTGTATGAGACCCTGGTAAACCGGGAAGACATGCTAAAAGCCGAAGATATGGGAGATTACTACCGCATTCCTGCTGATACCCGGGACCTGAACTATGAGCAATATTTTTCGGAAGGGAACACCAAGGAATCCGCAATAGAAGAATATCACTCACACAATACACGAAGACTGGATGTAGAAGGAATGAAAGAGCTTTTGAAAAAGCTTCCCGTGATCAGAGAAGACATTCTCGGCGAACAGAATGTGGTTCACTATCCCGTTTAA
- a CDS encoding glycosyltransferase, whose product MPKLLQINSVINSGSTGRIAENIGGLAAEHGWQSYIAYGRDDRPSVSNKIKIGTKWDLIYHGMQTRLFDNHGFASKKATKTLVDQIRKIQPDIIHLHNIHGYYINVEILFTFLASSAIPVVWTLHDCWAFTGHCSHYMAVNCNKWQTQCFNCPLHSAYPKSYTDHSKKNYIKKKALFTSLDSLTLVTPSQWLKDQVAESFLNIYPAKVINNGIDLNIFKKRDIQQLKTKYRIPAGVFIMLGVASGWDDRKGLSDFIKLSHQLSKNEMLIMVGLTRTQLKELPSNIVGLTRTDSIEELSGLYSLADVYLNLTYEDNFPTTNLESLACGTPVITYNTGGSPETLTEETGYVVEKGNLGSLRNIINIIKNSTDNRSAVCRNRAETFYNKNEKNKEYLDLYQKLTGL is encoded by the coding sequence ATGCCCAAGCTGTTACAAATCAATTCTGTCATCAATTCAGGCTCTACGGGCCGAATTGCAGAAAACATTGGTGGACTTGCCGCCGAACATGGCTGGCAAAGTTATATTGCATACGGTCGCGATGATCGACCCAGTGTATCTAACAAAATAAAAATCGGTACAAAGTGGGATCTGATATATCATGGCATGCAAACCCGTTTATTCGACAACCATGGTTTTGCATCTAAGAAAGCCACTAAAACCCTGGTTGACCAGATCCGCAAAATACAACCCGACATCATCCACCTCCATAATATTCATGGATATTATATCAACGTCGAAATATTATTCACGTTCCTTGCATCATCAGCAATCCCCGTGGTGTGGACCCTACACGATTGCTGGGCATTTACCGGTCATTGTTCGCATTACATGGCGGTCAATTGCAACAAATGGCAAACCCAGTGTTTCAACTGCCCGCTGCATTCCGCCTATCCCAAAAGCTATACAGACCACTCTAAAAAAAATTATATCAAAAAAAAGGCGCTGTTTACTTCCCTAGATTCACTTACACTGGTCACACCTTCTCAATGGCTGAAAGATCAGGTAGCAGAAAGTTTTCTAAACATATATCCGGCCAAGGTGATCAACAATGGTATCGATCTGAATATCTTCAAAAAACGGGACATCCAGCAACTAAAAACCAAATACCGGATTCCTGCCGGAGTCTTTATCATGTTAGGTGTTGCTTCGGGATGGGACGACAGGAAAGGTCTTAGTGACTTTATTAAACTTAGCCATCAGCTTTCAAAGAACGAGATGCTGATTATGGTAGGATTAACCAGAACACAGTTGAAAGAACTTCCCTCAAACATCGTTGGATTAACACGAACTGATAGCATTGAGGAGCTTTCGGGGCTTTATAGTTTGGCAGATGTATACTTAAACCTGACCTATGAAGACAATTTTCCTACAACCAATCTGGAGTCATTGGCCTGCGGTACCCCGGTCATTACATACAATACCGGAGGAAGTCCCGAAACACTTACTGAAGAAACAGGATATGTAGTTGAAAAGGGCAACCTCGGTTCATTAAGAAATATAATAAACATAATTAAAAACAGCACCGACAACAGGTCCGCTGTATGCCGGAACCGCGCCGAGACCTTCTATAACAAAAATGAAAAAAACAAGGAATATCTGGACTTATATCAAAAACTAACCGGCTTGTAA
- a CDS encoding right-handed parallel beta-helix repeat-containing protein, whose product MKKSLRFILILLFALHSGTFFAAPVIHKPTVRINLLDFGAKGDGQFDNYLPLMNALNSASKIKNSVVFIPRGNYLINKQVVVNFDFIIQGEEGATILTGDQVKNNLFYNATPDIAAEINDLQITQNDQSVQISNIATFYKAKIRFTNCTFNIKTPLILRNCKDVTIQNCRFNNTRSPMGAILTIFASSELKLTDNTFNATGGVTFVDSCSFVKIANNRFSEMKNAYPLHFDFKNVTDKRHSYVIIEGNSFVGNAAQAHAGGTYDQISCFGVNFLHIKNNSIKDGGDMGITISRCANVLIDSNTCEQNYSSGISVDNATLCIISANRLLNNGAKSTKSSGIPESKSGLFIVTNGASEIDSLILYNNTISNGVSKIKTNLVSITNKTKASGIFSVNADKTRSIYGTPNQLNLARYNQLKATLLNRIRF is encoded by the coding sequence ATGAAAAAATCGTTACGCTTTATACTCATCCTCCTCTTCGCATTACATTCCGGCACCTTCTTTGCTGCGCCTGTAATCCACAAACCCACAGTCAGAATTAACTTACTGGATTTCGGAGCAAAAGGAGATGGCCAATTTGACAATTACCTTCCCCTGATGAACGCGCTTAACAGTGCCAGCAAAATAAAGAACAGCGTGGTTTTTATACCCAGAGGAAACTATCTCATCAATAAACAAGTAGTGGTTAATTTTGATTTTATAATTCAGGGAGAAGAAGGAGCCACCATCCTAACCGGGGACCAGGTAAAAAACAACCTGTTCTACAATGCCACACCCGACATTGCAGCCGAAATCAATGATTTACAAATCACACAAAATGACCAATCAGTTCAAATAAGCAACATTGCTACCTTCTATAAAGCTAAGATCAGATTCACAAATTGCACCTTCAACATTAAAACACCTCTTATTTTAAGAAACTGTAAGGATGTAACAATTCAAAACTGCAGATTTAACAATACCCGGTCCCCCATGGGAGCCATTCTTACAATATTTGCATCCTCTGAGTTAAAATTAACAGACAACACATTCAATGCTACCGGAGGAGTCACTTTTGTGGATAGCTGTTCATTTGTAAAGATCGCTAATAACAGATTTAGCGAAATGAAGAATGCATATCCTCTGCATTTTGACTTTAAGAATGTAACAGACAAGCGGCACTCCTATGTCATAATAGAAGGAAATTCATTTGTAGGCAATGCCGCCCAAGCACATGCGGGCGGCACATATGACCAAATCTCCTGTTTTGGAGTCAACTTTTTACACATCAAAAACAACTCTATAAAAGACGGAGGTGATATGGGAATAACGATTAGCCGCTGTGCCAACGTACTGATAGACAGCAACACCTGCGAACAAAATTACAGCTCCGGCATTAGTGTGGACAATGCTACTCTTTGTATTATTTCCGCCAACAGACTATTGAATAACGGGGCGAAGTCCACCAAATCATCTGGCATCCCTGAGTCCAAATCCGGTTTGTTTATTGTAACAAATGGCGCTTCTGAAATCGACTCCTTGATTTTATACAACAATACCATATCTAATGGAGTTTCGAAGATTAAAACCAATCTCGTTTCAATAACCAATAAAACAAAGGCATCGGGAATATTTTCGGTTAATGCCGATAAAACAAGAAGTATTTATGGCACACCCAATCAATTGAACCTAGCAAGATATAACCAGCTCAAAGCGACGCTGCTAAACCGGATCAGGTTCTAA
- the wzy gene encoding O-antigen polysaccharide polymerase Wzy, translating to MYLTSVFIQIFSTVRIFSRTKQPYSLNKAFYLFCLFFFGVAPILQFYSGASFFGARLLNEKDYFSTNLLIIAIMIAYEIFYMSFLRKSLSQKAIKSVDRYEIGELTSSQSFILVIISLISFSLVLYANNGSLLSMLIRGGDYKEENASSSSVLSLIIYQFCRPLSIICLFYYITSKSKNYLTIILLSILALATCSPLGMPRFAAAALYIPLLLLTIRAFSVRSNIFSLTFIMGLLVIFPFLNSFRFYSKYSSAKLGLDTEMFTTGNFDSYQNFALIVSQNLITWGRQLLGVFLFWVPRSLWPDKPVGSGVLLAEKNHFEFDNVSANYFAEGYINFGIPGIIIFTIILAYFTSRIDKLYWSNISNRKHNFSRVSYFVLIGMLFFILRGDLLSSFAYTISFILAIFAVFKAASFRRKRYKFRGPIIRQT from the coding sequence GTGTATTTAACAAGTGTTTTCATACAAATATTTTCAACCGTCAGAATTTTTAGCAGAACCAAACAACCCTATTCACTTAATAAAGCTTTCTATTTATTCTGTCTTTTCTTTTTCGGCGTAGCACCCATTCTTCAGTTTTATTCCGGAGCAAGCTTTTTCGGAGCACGTCTCCTTAATGAAAAAGATTATTTTTCAACAAACCTGTTAATTATTGCTATAATGATTGCCTATGAAATCTTCTACATGTCTTTTTTAAGGAAAAGTTTAAGTCAAAAAGCCATAAAATCGGTTGACAGATATGAAATTGGAGAGCTTACATCTTCACAATCGTTTATACTGGTTATTATCAGTCTGATATCATTCAGTCTGGTGCTTTATGCAAATAACGGCAGTCTATTGAGTATGCTCATAAGAGGAGGCGATTATAAGGAAGAAAATGCATCCAGTTCTTCGGTACTGAGCTTGATCATATATCAATTTTGTCGTCCATTATCTATTATTTGTCTATTCTATTATATCACTTCAAAAAGCAAAAATTATTTAACAATTATTCTGTTGAGTATTTTAGCATTGGCGACCTGCTCTCCTCTAGGCATGCCCAGGTTTGCAGCTGCCGCATTATATATCCCCCTTCTGCTGCTAACAATACGTGCCTTTTCTGTCAGAAGTAATATATTTTCCCTAACCTTTATCATGGGGTTACTTGTGATCTTTCCCTTCCTAAACAGTTTCAGGTTTTATTCAAAATATTCTTCAGCGAAACTGGGCCTTGACACCGAAATGTTTACCACGGGAAATTTTGACAGCTATCAAAACTTTGCTTTAATCGTGTCTCAGAATCTAATCACCTGGGGACGACAGTTATTGGGAGTTTTTCTATTTTGGGTTCCGCGCAGTTTATGGCCAGACAAACCAGTAGGTTCAGGTGTTTTATTAGCTGAAAAGAATCATTTCGAATTTGATAATGTATCTGCCAATTACTTCGCAGAAGGTTATATTAATTTTGGAATACCGGGAATAATAATATTTACAATTATTCTTGCCTATTTCACATCACGCATTGACAAACTATACTGGTCGAATATTTCCAACCGCAAACATAACTTTTCCCGGGTGAGTTACTTTGTTTTAATTGGCATGCTATTCTTTATACTTAGAGGTGACTTATTAAGTTCTTTTGCCTATACAATAAGCTTTATACTCGCTATCTTTGCAGTCTTTAAGGCCGCTTCATTTAGACGAAAACGATACAAATTCCGCGGCCCGATTATCCGACAAACGTAA
- the pseI gene encoding pseudaminic acid synthase codes for MKKNNTFIIAELSANHGGLLETALETVRAAKRTGADAIKLQTYTADSITLDVSTDDFIIKGGTLWDKKRLYDLYAEAYLPWEWHEPIFKLAKEIGLICFSSPFDKKAVDFLENLNCPIYKIASFEITDIPLIEYAASKGKPMIISTGIAEFEDIKLAVDTCKMAGNNDITLLKCTSSYPAPVEEANLVMMKRFARDFGVKIGLSDHTLGITVPVVSVALGASVIEKHFILDRAIGGPDAAFSLDETEFTEMVTAVREAESAIGVETYELTQKQKSGKAFARSLYIAEDIQKGEQFTEKNLRSVRPGYGLHPKYYNEILGKRVARDVKTGDRVTLKDIIPNE; via the coding sequence ATGAAAAAGAATAATACATTTATTATAGCTGAGTTATCGGCTAATCACGGCGGTCTGCTGGAAACAGCACTCGAAACAGTTCGGGCTGCAAAACGTACAGGGGCAGACGCTATAAAGCTGCAGACCTATACTGCAGACTCCATTACATTGGATGTCAGTACTGATGATTTTATTATCAAGGGGGGAACACTCTGGGACAAAAAAAGGCTTTATGACCTTTACGCGGAGGCGTATTTACCGTGGGAGTGGCATGAGCCCATTTTTAAGCTGGCCAAAGAAATAGGATTAATCTGCTTCTCCTCCCCCTTTGACAAAAAGGCTGTGGATTTTCTTGAAAATTTAAACTGCCCGATTTATAAGATTGCATCGTTTGAAATTACTGATATTCCTTTGATCGAATATGCTGCGTCTAAGGGTAAACCAATGATCATTTCAACCGGGATAGCAGAGTTTGAAGACATTAAGCTAGCGGTTGACACCTGTAAAATGGCCGGCAATAATGACATTACATTATTAAAGTGCACATCTTCCTATCCGGCTCCTGTGGAAGAAGCCAATCTGGTAATGATGAAGCGCTTTGCCCGGGATTTTGGCGTTAAAATAGGTCTGTCGGATCACACATTGGGAATTACTGTTCCGGTTGTATCCGTTGCGCTGGGAGCTTCCGTTATCGAAAAACATTTTATTCTCGACAGAGCAATAGGCGGACCCGACGCAGCCTTTTCACTTGATGAAACAGAATTTACAGAAATGGTAACGGCAGTTCGGGAGGCGGAAAGCGCCATAGGTGTAGAGACCTATGAGCTGACCCAAAAACAAAAATCAGGAAAAGCTTTTGCAAGGTCGCTGTACATTGCTGAAGACATTCAAAAGGGAGAACAATTTACGGAAAAAAATTTACGCTCCGTAAGACCGGGGTACGGTTTACACCCTAAGTACTATAACGAAATATTGGGAAAAAGAGTAGCCCGGGATGTAAAAACCGGCGACCGAGTAACTTTAAAAGATATCATTCCAAATGAATAA
- a CDS encoding GNAT family N-acetyltransferase, which translates to MTFPEKYICLSKNRFSAGAYAIVPIRYEDRELIMRWRNEQIYHLRQKRPLTGEDQEHYFQNIVANLFNQDQPEQILFSYLKDGQCIGYGGLVHINWHDQNAEISFIMQTELEATEFHKHWAVYLGLLERVAFQELNLHKIYTYAFDLRPHLYAAIEATGFIKEAELKEHCLYHNRYLSVIIHSKLNTGLTITRITPEDKQITFDWANDTVARANSFNSEPIAFETHSTWFDKKLSDKNCIYYICKIDNKPAGLVRFDKNGTDIIIGITIDQHFRGRNLASKILTSSCKMYLSETGNNVIYAYIKKENIASVKSFERAGFTFQKEVILNGSYALEYLYEKE; encoded by the coding sequence ATGACCTTTCCTGAAAAATATATTTGCTTAAGCAAAAACAGGTTCTCCGCAGGAGCATATGCCATCGTACCGATCCGCTATGAGGACAGGGAATTAATCATGCGTTGGCGGAACGAACAAATCTATCATCTGAGACAAAAACGCCCCCTAACAGGAGAAGATCAGGAGCACTATTTTCAGAATATCGTCGCAAACCTTTTCAACCAGGATCAACCCGAACAAATATTGTTTTCATATCTTAAAGACGGGCAATGCATCGGTTACGGAGGACTTGTGCACATTAACTGGCACGATCAGAATGCAGAAATATCTTTTATTATGCAAACGGAACTTGAAGCAACCGAATTTCATAAACACTGGGCGGTTTATCTTGGACTGTTGGAACGGGTTGCTTTCCAGGAATTAAACCTGCACAAAATTTACACCTATGCCTTTGATCTCCGCCCACACCTGTATGCAGCAATAGAGGCAACGGGATTTATAAAAGAAGCTGAATTGAAAGAGCATTGTTTGTATCATAACAGATACCTTAGCGTGATTATACATTCTAAATTGAACACAGGGCTTACAATCACCAGGATCACTCCTGAAGACAAACAAATCACTTTTGACTGGGCAAATGATACAGTGGCTCGTGCAAATTCCTTCAATTCCGAGCCTATAGCTTTTGAAACACACTCCACCTGGTTCGACAAAAAGTTAAGTGATAAAAATTGCATTTATTATATCTGCAAAATAGATAATAAACCTGCGGGACTTGTAAGGTTTGATAAAAACGGCACTGATATTATTATCGGCATTACGATCGATCAACATTTCAGAGGTCGTAACCTGGCCTCTAAGATTTTAACAAGCAGCTGCAAGATGTACCTGAGTGAAACCGGAAACAATGTGATATACGCTTATATAAAAAAAGAAAATATCGCATCTGTTAAATCATTTGAACGTGCGGGTTTCACCTTTCAAAAAGAAGTAATCCTGAATGGTTCATATGCTTTAGAATATCTTTATGAAAAAGAATAA
- the pseF gene encoding pseudaminic acid cytidylyltransferase: protein MRKLCIIPARGGSKRIPRKNIKPFFEKPIIAYAIELAVESALFDEVMVSTDDIEIAEISKKYGAAIPFLRSSQNANDFATTLSVIQEVVDQYQKSGITFHYVCCIYPCTPLIKKSRLKEGFQLMTTGKFDTVFPTIAFGHPIQRALKVEDNHVTYFQESFANSRTQDLEPSYYDAGQFYWLNIQMLKSMSTMITGNSGAIKVSELEAQDIDNETDWKLAELKYKLLHDLS from the coding sequence ATGCGTAAGCTTTGCATCATACCTGCCCGTGGCGGCAGTAAACGCATTCCAAGGAAGAACATAAAACCATTTTTCGAAAAGCCGATAATCGCGTACGCTATAGAATTGGCTGTTGAATCAGCGCTTTTCGATGAGGTAATGGTTTCTACTGACGACATTGAGATTGCTGAAATCTCAAAAAAATATGGGGCTGCTATTCCGTTTCTTAGAAGCTCGCAGAACGCAAATGATTTTGCAACAACCTTAAGTGTTATTCAAGAAGTAGTAGATCAATATCAGAAATCCGGTATAACATTTCATTATGTGTGCTGCATTTATCCCTGCACGCCACTTATTAAAAAAAGCAGGTTGAAAGAAGGATTTCAACTAATGACTACCGGAAAATTTGACACGGTTTTTCCAACAATAGCCTTTGGTCATCCAATTCAAAGGGCATTAAAAGTTGAAGACAACCATGTGACATATTTTCAGGAATCCTTCGCAAATAGCCGGACACAGGACCTGGAACCGTCTTACTACGACGCCGGGCAGTTTTACTGGCTTAACATACAAATGCTGAAGTCAATGAGTACGATGATCACCGGAAACAGCGGTGCGATAAAGGTATCAGAGCTTGAAGCTCAGGATATAGATAACGAAACAGACTGGAAATTAGCCGAACTAAAGTACAAATTATTGCATGACCTTTCCTGA
- the pseC gene encoding UDP-4-amino-4,6-dideoxy-N-acetyl-beta-L-altrosamine transaminase produces MKITSPIPYGKQYISEDDLNAVQEVLRSTHLTQGPKIQEFEEKFAAYIGAAYAVATSNGTASLHLCTMALNVKNGQKVITTPITFAASANCVRYCGGEVVFADIDPQTYLLDISSVEKLLEAASPGTYAGIIPVDFAGRAVNLEAFKQLATKYNLWIIEDACHAPGGYFIDSKGNKQLCGNGKFADLSIFSFHPVKHIACGEGGMVTTNNLELFKQLNRLRSHGITKGDDQYINSKDFAAGIANAADFPGWYMEMQQLGYNYRLTDIQAALGISQLTRADQGLERRRAIAANYFNAFNEKPFVLNQSGVVEGHAYHLYILEVENRLGLYNYLRQHNIYAQIHYIPCHLMPYYRQQGWNEGDLPNAEAYYRHCISLPMYPTLTDLEQEFVIDTINKFYHA; encoded by the coding sequence ATGAAAATAACAAGCCCCATCCCCTACGGAAAACAGTATATCAGCGAAGATGATCTAAACGCAGTTCAAGAGGTTTTACGTTCCACCCATCTGACACAAGGGCCTAAAATACAGGAATTTGAAGAAAAATTCGCTGCATATATAGGGGCCGCCTATGCTGTTGCAACATCTAATGGCACCGCCTCGCTCCATTTATGCACAATGGCCCTGAATGTAAAAAACGGGCAAAAAGTAATTACAACACCTATTACTTTCGCTGCATCAGCCAATTGTGTGCGTTATTGCGGCGGCGAGGTTGTTTTTGCAGATATCGATCCTCAAACATATCTGCTTGATATATCTTCCGTAGAGAAACTATTGGAAGCAGCTTCCCCCGGAACATATGCAGGGATTATTCCAGTAGATTTTGCCGGCAGAGCAGTAAACCTGGAAGCTTTTAAACAATTGGCGACCAAATACAATCTTTGGATCATTGAGGACGCCTGCCATGCTCCAGGAGGATATTTTATAGATAGTAAGGGCAATAAACAACTATGCGGCAATGGTAAATTCGCAGACCTCTCCATATTTTCATTTCATCCAGTGAAGCATATAGCCTGCGGTGAAGGCGGTATGGTAACCACCAACAATTTAGAACTTTTCAAACAACTTAACAGGTTACGATCACATGGTATAACAAAAGGTGATGACCAGTACATTAACTCTAAAGATTTCGCAGCCGGCATTGCCAATGCAGCGGATTTTCCGGGATGGTATATGGAAATGCAGCAACTGGGTTACAATTATCGCCTCACCGACATACAGGCGGCACTGGGTATCAGCCAATTAACGAGAGCCGACCAGGGGCTGGAAAGAAGAAGAGCTATTGCCGCTAATTATTTCAACGCATTCAACGAAAAGCCATTCGTGTTGAATCAGTCTGGAGTCGTGGAGGGACACGCCTATCATTTATATATCCTTGAAGTAGAGAACAGGTTGGGGCTATATAACTACCTGCGTCAGCATAATATCTATGCCCAGATTCATTACATCCCCTGTCATCTTATGCCCTATTACCGGCAGCAGGGCTGGAACGAAGGCGACCTGCCGAACGCAGAAGCTTATTACAGGCATTGTATAAGCCTGCCAATGTACCCAACATTGACAGACCTGGAACAGGAATTCGTAATTGACACTATAAATAAGTTCTACCATGCGTAA